The Cyanobacteriota bacterium genome window below encodes:
- a CDS encoding EAL domain-containing protein has protein sequence MTIKEQQSTTTKLRGDILIVDDTVQNLRLLSTMLRKEGYNVRQALNGHMAMTAIHTSLPDLILLDVMMPDVDGYSICQQLKAEPTTADIPVIFLSALGSPVDVVKGFQVGGVDYITKPFHVEEVLIRVANHLTLKAATREIQELNAQLEARVKERTQQLEIANAQLLDMAMHDSLTGLANRSLFIEHLERSLNALKVDPACPFVLLFLDFDHFKLVNDSLGHLVGDELLIAIAHRLRSLLSKNHILARLGGDEFAILLNNTDCMTAVRFAHQLQESLTNPFHLKRHEVYVSASIGIVTGHSSYSKPDDLIRDADTAMYAAKASGRGNYRVFDPAMHAAMLERLTLETDLHRALQQQEFVVHYQPIVALATGEIVGFEALVRWQHPQRGLLMPGAFIPIAEDTGLIQAIGNWVMREACQQFRQWQCQGIMSPQATISINLAAQQLAQRGFVKHIDSILTDTGLAPHCLNIELTESALIHNPQVAADVLMQLRERHIAVSIDDFGTGYSSLSYLQSFPVDTLKIDRLFVQRLDGNPNTLGLVPLIIEIAQAMNMTVVAEGIETQQQRTQLQALQCPYGQGFLFSPPIAPDQVGHVAQARRTI, from the coding sequence ATGACGATCAAGGAGCAGCAGTCTACCACAACTAAACTGAGGGGTGACATTCTCATTGTTGATGACACAGTACAAAACCTACGCCTGTTATCAACAATGCTACGCAAAGAAGGCTACAACGTGCGGCAAGCCTTGAATGGCCACATGGCCATGACAGCAATTCATACCAGCCTGCCTGATTTAATTCTATTGGATGTGATGATGCCAGATGTTGACGGCTATAGCATTTGTCAACAACTAAAAGCTGAACCAACAACGGCTGATATTCCTGTGATTTTTTTAAGCGCTCTCGGCAGCCCGGTTGATGTGGTGAAGGGATTTCAAGTTGGTGGTGTGGACTATATTACTAAACCATTTCATGTGGAAGAAGTTTTGATCCGCGTTGCAAATCACCTCACACTGAAGGCAGCAACCCGTGAAATTCAAGAGTTGAATGCTCAGCTAGAAGCACGGGTAAAGGAGCGCACCCAGCAACTGGAAATCGCCAATGCTCAATTGCTAGATATGGCAATGCATGATAGCTTAACTGGCTTAGCGAATCGATCGCTGTTTATAGAGCACCTAGAACGATCGTTGAATGCCCTCAAAGTAGACCCAGCCTGTCCATTTGTGTTGTTGTTTCTTGATTTTGACCATTTCAAGCTGGTGAATGATTCCCTAGGCCATCTAGTTGGGGATGAATTGCTGATTGCGATCGCCCATCGCCTTCGATCTCTTTTGAGCAAAAACCATATCCTAGCTCGTCTAGGGGGTGATGAGTTTGCCATATTGCTAAACAATACCGACTGTATGACGGCTGTTCGCTTTGCCCACCAACTGCAAGAGTCGCTCACCAACCCATTTCACCTCAAACGCCACGAAGTCTATGTCAGCGCTAGTATTGGCATTGTTACTGGGCACTCCAGCTATAGCAAGCCAGATGATTTAATTCGAGATGCTGATACAGCCATGTATGCTGCCAAAGCGTCTGGTCGTGGCAATTATCGAGTTTTTGATCCGGCTATGCACGCTGCTATGCTAGAGCGCCTCACTCTGGAAACAGACCTGCATCGGGCGCTGCAACAGCAAGAATTTGTGGTGCACTATCAGCCAATTGTTGCCTTGGCTACAGGTGAAATTGTAGGTTTTGAGGCTCTAGTGCGCTGGCAACACCCTCAACGGGGTCTGCTGATGCCAGGTGCATTTATTCCTATTGCCGAAGATACAGGTCTAATTCAGGCAATTGGCAACTGGGTCATGCGCGAAGCCTGTCAGCAATTCCGCCAATGGCAATGTCAAGGTATTATGTCTCCCCAGGCCACCATCAGCATCAACTTGGCAGCTCAACAGCTAGCTCAACGCGGCTTTGTAAAACATATTGATAGTATTCTCACAGACACTGGATTAGCACCCCATTGCTTAAATATAGAACTCACAGAAAGTGCACTTATACACAACCCTCAAGTAGCCGCTGATGTGCTCATGCAACTGCGAGAGCGCCACATTGCCGTCAGTATTGACGACTTTGGTACAGGTTACTCGTCCTTGAGTTATTTGCAGTCCTTTCCTGTGGATACATTGAAGATTGATCGCCTGTTCGTTCAACGCCTAGATGGTAACCCTAATACCTTAGGACTAGTGCCTCTGATTATTGAGATTGCCCAAGCCATGAATATGACTGTGGTGGCTGAAGGTATTGAAACGCAGCAACAACGAACACAGCTTCAAGCCCTGCAATGCCCCTATGGTCAGGGATTTTTGTTTTCTCCGCCGATCGCACCCGACCAAGTAGGCCATGTTGCCCAAGCCAGGAGAACAATATAA
- a CDS encoding hybrid sensor histidine kinase/response regulator: protein MSNSTSSQNLPHQLAVSEPSPDVENFYPLISGDILIVDDVTDNIRLLSSVLKQHGHRVRMAVSGQMALTSAVTLPPDLILLDINMPGMNGYEVCRRLKTHENTRSVPVIFLSAMDDVLDKVKAFHAGAVDYVTKPFQTEEVLARVQTHLTIRALQTRLQQQNVQLQATLEELQQTQAQLVQREKMASVGQLVAGVAHEINNPISFIAGNLQPANEYVQSLVNLVKLYQQEYPQPSPQIQQAIQDIDLEFLMSDVQKLMASLQTGVDRIRNVILALRIFSRLGESDIKPVSLHEGIDSVLLVLHHRLLGEGDRPAIAITKSYGELPLVTCYASQINQVFLNLINNAIEAIERACQQGLTNQQRPQIWVITEQVSDTTVRIRIRDNGIGISEDVKSRLFDPFFTTKPASQGVGLGLSTSYQIVVERHKGTLTYESVPGQYTEFIVEIPINLPHL from the coding sequence ATGTCTAATTCCACGTCTAGCCAGAATTTGCCTCACCAGTTGGCTGTTTCAGAGCCATCACCTGATGTAGAGAACTTCTATCCATTAATCAGTGGCGATATCCTAATTGTTGATGATGTTACTGACAACATCCGGCTATTGTCTTCAGTGCTCAAACAGCATGGTCACCGAGTGCGAATGGCAGTGAGTGGTCAAATGGCACTGACATCTGCTGTTACCTTGCCTCCTGACTTAATTTTGTTAGATATCAACATGCCAGGAATGAATGGCTATGAGGTTTGCCGGCGCCTGAAAACCCATGAAAATACTCGCTCAGTGCCGGTAATTTTTCTAAGCGCAATGGATGATGTTCTCGATAAAGTCAAAGCCTTTCATGCGGGTGCTGTTGACTATGTGACCAAACCCTTTCAAACAGAAGAAGTGCTAGCGCGGGTGCAAACCCACCTTACTATTCGGGCATTACAGACTCGGCTCCAGCAGCAAAATGTCCAATTGCAAGCTACATTGGAGGAATTGCAACAGACCCAAGCGCAGCTAGTCCAACGAGAAAAAATGGCAAGCGTCGGACAACTGGTTGCTGGTGTTGCCCATGAAATCAATAATCCCATCAGTTTTATTGCTGGTAACTTGCAGCCTGCTAATGAGTATGTACAGAGCTTAGTGAACTTAGTTAAGCTGTACCAACAAGAATATCCCCAGCCCAGCCCACAAATTCAGCAGGCTATTCAAGATATAGATCTTGAGTTTCTGATGTCTGATGTGCAAAAGCTGATGGCATCTCTACAGACGGGGGTGGATCGTATCCGCAATGTGATCTTAGCGCTGCGTATTTTTTCTCGTCTGGGTGAGTCGGATATTAAACCTGTTAGCTTGCACGAGGGCATTGATAGCGTGCTGCTAGTATTGCACCATCGATTGCTGGGTGAGGGCGATCGTCCGGCTATTGCTATTACTAAGTCCTACGGAGAGTTACCACTAGTTACCTGCTACGCTAGTCAGATCAACCAAGTGTTTTTGAATTTAATCAACAATGCGATCGAAGCGATCGAGCGTGCTTGTCAACAAGGACTGACTAATCAGCAGCGGCCCCAGATTTGGGTAATCACCGAACAGGTCAGTGACACCACAGTACGAATTCGCATTAGAGACAATGGCATCGGCATCTCAGAGGATGTGAAATCGCGGCTATTTGATCCATTCTTTACCACTAAACCCGCTAGTCAAGGCGTAGGGTTGGGCCTGTCAACGAGTTATCAAATCGTGGTAGAACGGCATAAGGGTACCCTTACTTACGAGTCAGTTCCTGGACAATACACCGAATTTATTGTTGAAATTCCCATCAACTTGCCGCACCTGTGA
- a CDS encoding DedA family protein: protein MSEWIANQIVTLMNQLGYVGIGLLMFLENLFPPIPSELIMPLAGFTVAQGKMQMLPAIVAGVVGTVVGALPWYYAGNIMGEERLIQWCNRLPKWIGLSGDDIQNAARWFHKHGYKTVLFCRLVPGVRTLISIPAGIHHMAFLPFLLYSTIGTVVWTTLLTYAGYLLGDNYELVDKYLGPVSKIVLGILVVAFVGWLVLHQRQRSQKSSRQHPHE from the coding sequence ATGTCGGAGTGGATTGCTAACCAGATTGTTACTCTAATGAACCAACTGGGCTATGTCGGCATTGGCCTGTTGATGTTTTTAGAAAATCTGTTTCCACCGATTCCCTCAGAGCTGATCATGCCCTTGGCAGGGTTCACGGTAGCTCAGGGAAAAATGCAAATGCTTCCAGCGATCGTGGCCGGGGTGGTGGGTACAGTCGTCGGGGCACTCCCTTGGTATTATGCTGGCAACATCATGGGCGAAGAACGCCTGATTCAGTGGTGCAATCGTCTGCCTAAATGGATTGGACTCTCTGGTGACGATATTCAAAATGCTGCCCGTTGGTTCCATAAGCATGGTTACAAAACGGTATTGTTCTGTCGGTTGGTGCCTGGCGTGCGCACATTGATTTCCATTCCAGCAGGCATTCATCACATGGCATTCCTGCCCTTTTTGTTGTATTCCACAATTGGTACTGTTGTTTGGACGACATTGCTCACCTATGCGGGCTATTTGTTAGGAGACAACTACGAGCTAGTAGACAAATATCTAGGCCCTGTTTCCAAAATAGTATTGGGCATCTTGGTTGTAGCCTTTGTTGGCTGGCTGGTGTTGCACCAGCGCCAGCGATCGCAAAAATCATCTCGTCAGCATCCCCATGAGTAA
- a CDS encoding L-threonylcarbamoyladenylate synthase: MATIVTIHPQNPQSRQVEKVCRNLRDGAVMLYPTDTVYAIGCDLNAKKAIDRVRQIKQLSNDKPLTFLCPSLSNIAAYAVVEDDAYRLMRRLIPGPYTFLLPATKLVPKLVMNPQRRTTGIRVPNHRICWALLETLGNPIVSSSAHLLSDEDAAQMTGQQRNACPLPIVTSGHGPTKAELFDCLHNIVDIIVDDGLEPGYQVSTILDLTATEPIVVRKGMGWEAVADWLALDTDS, encoded by the coding sequence ATGGCTACCATTGTGACCATTCATCCTCAAAATCCGCAATCACGGCAGGTCGAGAAGGTTTGCCGCAATTTACGCGATGGGGCTGTAATGCTGTACCCTACGGATACGGTATATGCGATCGGGTGTGATTTGAATGCCAAAAAGGCAATCGATCGTGTCCGCCAAATTAAGCAACTTTCCAATGACAAGCCCCTGACATTCCTCTGTCCATCCCTCTCGAATATTGCTGCCTATGCGGTTGTAGAAGATGATGCCTATCGCCTGATGCGCCGACTTATTCCTGGCCCTTACACCTTTTTGCTCCCTGCTACCAAACTGGTGCCCAAATTAGTGATGAATCCCCAACGACGTACAACTGGCATTCGAGTACCCAATCATCGCATCTGTTGGGCACTGCTGGAAACCTTGGGAAACCCGATCGTCTCTAGCTCTGCTCACCTGCTGAGTGATGAGGATGCTGCCCAAATGACCGGTCAACAGCGCAATGCCTGTCCGTTACCAATTGTTACCTCTGGGCACGGGCCAACTAAGGCGGAACTGTTTGACTGCTTACACAACATTGTCGATATCATTGTGGATGATGGCCTTGAACCAGGATACCAAGTCTCTACAATTTTAGATTTGACAGCGACAGAGCCGATCGTAGTGCGCAAAGGGATGGGATGGGAAGCTGTGGCTGACTGGCTAGCGCTAGACACAGATTCCTAA